The genomic window CTCAGGGATCTCCGAGACCATGGCCTCTGTGGTCAGCATCAGTCCCGCAATGGAGGCCGCATTCTGCAGAGCAGTGCGGGTCACCTTGGTCGGGTCAATGACGCCGGCCTTGACCAGGTCTTCGTAAACACCGGTTCCAGCGTTGTAGCCGAAGTTCGGGTCTTTGTTTTCGCTGATTTTGCCTACCACTACAGCGCCTTCTTCGCCAGCGTTGCCAACAATCTGGCGCAGCGGCTCCTCAATGGCGCGGCGAACGATCTGGGCGCCGATCTTCTCATCGCCTTCGAGCTTCGCAATCAGCTCATCGACGTCCTTTGCGCAGCGGACCAGTGCGACACCGCCGCCCGGAACAATGCCCTCTTCCACGGCAGCGCGGGTAGCGTGCATCGCGTCCTCCACGCGGGCCTTTTTCTCCTTCATCTCGGTCTCAGTGGCTGCACCGACCTTGATGACGGCAACGCCGCCGACCAGCTTCGCAAGCCGCTCCTGGAGCTTCTCGCGGTCATAGTCTGAGGTCGTCTTCTCAATCTGGCTGCGGATTTCCTTCACACGGCCTTCGATTGCCTTGGAATCTCCGCGGCCTTCGACGATCGTGGTGTTGTCCTTGTCAATCGTGACGCGCTTGGCGCGGCCAAGGTCCTCAATCTTGATGTTCTCAAGCTTGATCCCCAGGTCTTCGGTGATGGCTTTGCCACCAGTCAGGATGGCAATGTCACCCAACATGGCCTTGCGGCGGTCGCCAAAGCCGGGGGCCTTCACGGCGGCCACATTCAGCGTCCCACGCAGTTTGTTCACCACCAGGGTCGCCAGCGCCTCGCCTTCCACATCCTCGGCAATAATCACGAGCGGCTTGCCGTTGCGGGCAACCTGCTCCAGAAGAGGCAGAAGGTCCTTCATCGAGCTGATCTTTTTCTCATAGATCAGAATGTAAGGATCTTCGAGGACGGCCTCCATGCGGTCCGGGTCGGTGACGAAGTAGGGGCTGAGGTAGCCGCGGTCAAACTGCATACCTTCGACCACTTCAAGCTGGGTCTCCATCGTCTTCGACTCTTCCACGGTGATGACGCCGTCTTTGCCGACCTTCTTCATGGCCTCGGCGATGATGGTGCCAATCGTGGCATCGCTGTTGGCCGAGATGGTGCCCACCTGGGCAATCATGTCTCCGGAAACCGGCTTGGAGAGCTTGGAGAGCGCGCCGCCCGTAACGTTGCCATTCTCATCGCGCTTGCCGACAATGGCTTCCACAGCTTTATCAATGCCGCGCTTCAGCGCCATCGGGTTTGCTCCGGCCGCAACCGTTTTTACGCCCTCGCGATAAATGGCCTGGGCCAGTACGGTCGCCGTAGTGGTGCCGTCACCGGCAACATCGGAGGTCTTGGATGCAACCTCGCGGACCATCTGCGCGCCCATGTTTTCGAGGGGGTCCTTCAGCTCGATTTCCTTGGCCACGGTCACGCCGTCTTTGGTGATGGTCGGCGAACCAAATTTCTTTTCGATGACGACGTTGCGGCCCTTCGGACCGAGCGTCACCTTGACTGCGTCGGCCAGAGTGTTCACGCCGCGCAGAATCGCCTGACGCGAATCTTCTCCATGCAGGATCTGCTTTGCCATTTTTCAATTCTCCTTACAACTGGGAGCTGAGGCTCCGTTGAATTCACACATGTCGGGTCCAGGGGTGCGATGAAAACCGCCTCCTCCTGAACAGGGCATTCCTACTTCTTGAGGATGCCGAGGACTTCGTCCTCACGCATGATCAGGAACTCCTCACCGTCAATCTTGATCTCGGTGCCGGAGTATTTGCCGAAGAGAACGCGGTCGCCTGGTTTTACATCCAGCGGGAAGAGCTTCCCTTCTTCGTTCTGCTTGCCCTTGCCCACAGCGATGACCTCGCCTTCCTGGGGCTTTTCTTTCGCTGTGTCCGGGATGATGATGCCGCCCCTTACGGTCTCGGACTCTTCCACGCGCCGGACCAGGATGCGGTCATGCAGCGGAGTAAAGGTCGTGGCTACGCTAGCTGTTGCTGTTGCCATTGCGGTGCTTCTCCTTTGCGCGAGGTTCGAATGCTCGCGGTTTTTTGAATGCTGAAATGACGTAATTCTTGAGAGTGGGCGATGTGCTGGCTGAAGTTTTAGCACTATCACTCTCCGACTGCTAATGTAGAGAAGGAGCCGGTTGTTTGTCAAGGCGGCTTGATTAAAATATGAGTCAATTTCGCTCACATAATCTTCAAAAAGACGGCTGCCGCCCTGCTTGCCGATCACAACGCCACCTCCCATGCACCTCCCATGTCCGACCATAGGGGTGACTTCCGCGTGATTTTCGTAACATCGGCTCGTGATTTCTATTGATTTTTGGATAAAAAATTCTTAAAATAAGAGAGTTTTGTGACTTCCCGGCGGGTCTGCTGGTAGCACGCTGTTCCTGCCTTCGCCGGAGATTCTGCACGTCACCTTACTTGCTAGGGGTAAAAATTAGAAATGGCAAAACGTCGTGGCAATCCAAACTGGGGCAAACCAGAGCCCATCGGTCCGGTTGTGCCTACTGTGACTTCCTTCGAACAGATTGTGAAGGAATACAAGCTCACTCCAGACCAGTATGTTCGCTCGACTCGCCTGCGCGAGTGGGCGCGCCGCAACCGCAACTCGAAGTATATTCCTGAGGCGCTCCTGGAAGCCTGGGGTTTTGAGATCGAGTCTTCCTTGTAAGTCTGGAACCCAAAATATCTGGAAACGCCGCCCAACTGGGGCGGCGTTTCTCATTTCTGCCTGGGTTTCTTTTGCAGATTCAAAGCATACTCCATGGCCCAAATGGCCCCGGGACGCATATACATGCTTGCCCGGTACATGCCATCTTCATCGTAGGCCTCTGGCGTGCGGAAAAAGTATCCCCGGTCGCGCCACACCACATCGTATACTCCCTGGGCGGTTTTGAAGGCCTCGTCCCTCATACCTTCTGTAATCATGTGGGAGGCAAGGCCAAAGGTCGTGCCCGTCCAAACTTCGCTGACCTGAGGATTACTCTTCAGCATCTCGCCATTTGCGCCAATCCCATTCACTGCTCCCATCTGTCCATTCCCGAAGAGCATGACGTTGTAGTTATACACACGTCTTAGCGCAGAGAGCCGCATCTTTTTGGGCACCAGGTCGCCCAGCCCCGTCAGGTTGGCGTACCATTGCCCGGCGAGCTGTTCTGCCATGATGTCGGTGTGATATTCACTGTTGGTGTCGTAGTTGAAATAAGTTCCGTTCCAGAGTTTCTTGATGTAGGCCGTCTGGGCCTTCTTAAACATTGCGTTGTATTGGGCTGCGCTTCCGGGGTCTCCTACTCTCTGCGCAATCTCGGCGGTCGCGCGCAGAGCGGCCAGATAGAGTCCGCCGCTATAGGCGCTTTCGCCGTTGGCAATCCAGTCGTCATAGGTCTGGTCCGGGAAGCCACCATTTTCAATCAGACCATCCCCGTCCTTGTCGTATTGCTGCAGGTGCTCCATGGCCTGCTGGATGGAACTCCATGCATACTGCAGCAAGGCCAGGTCCTTGCTGCCGGTCAGCACATAATCGCGCCAGAGCAGCAGCACGTACTTGCTGTTCAGGTCCCTCCAATTGGAAACGTCCTGGTAGTTGTATTGGTTGACGTTCACAAAAGGATCTTCCTGTGGCGCCCCAAGATCATGCGGGGCCGCTCCAGCGGTCTTTCGTTCCATGGTGACAAATTTGTGCTCATGTTGCGCCTTCCATGCCCATAGGTACTTTTGCGGATTGCTTTCAGCGATCGTATCGGTGTATTCCCGCATGACCTGTTTCTCAATCTCCGGCCAGAACAGGATCAGAGGAAAAGACCCGTAGAACCGGACATCGAGTGTGCCATAAAACACGTAATCAAAGCACTCAAGAAAGCTGAAAGTGTCTTCATCTTTGGTGGCCGTGTGTGCCGGATTTCCGATGCCATCCAGTTCATGGGCCCAGACCGTCCCTCCGTCGGCGAGGATATACATTTCGTTGAAAAGTTCGCCGCGGTACCAGAGCGGTGTGGATTCGTCTTCCACATAGGGTTTTTGCCAGGCGTCAATGGCACGGCTCCAGTTTTCATCTTCGGCGAGGGCGGTTTTGGCAATCTGCCAGGCATGCGTGCCCTCTGCGCCAAAGAACTTGGTGTAATGCCGCACCCATTTCCGGCCTCCGCCAAACTGGACCAAGGGAAGGTCCCAGGCCACAGCCATCGGTACGATCTTTTTCTCCCCGGGAGCAAGCGTAAAGCGGACCGCAATGGCCCCGGCAATCTCTTCGCCGCTCGATGCCACGTCCGGAGCTGCATTTGGGAGGCGTCCGTCTTCTGAAAAAGGCCGCCAGACCTCGGCCCCCGGACTCTGCGGGTAAAAGGTGGTCAGATAGGTCACTTCCATGTCGGGAGTGGTTTTTGCTGCAATGGCAAATTGTCCGTCCCACTCGTCGCGTACCGCCCCGCTGCGGATACGGTCAAAAACGATGCCTTCCACCGAACCCCCGGAGACATCTTCTGAGACATAGCGGTTTTTGTCTTGGTTGCTGAGTGCTCCGCTGAAGCCACCGGATACATCGCGGAACCAGCCCACCATGTTGGTCCAGGAAAAGAGCAGAGAGACAGTGACCGGCTTTTCCGAAGGGTTCTCGGCATACCAGTTGTAGAGGGCCACCGGATAACTGGATTCCTTGTAGTTGTTGGGAAGCAAGGGGGAAAACTGCTCGACGGTCAGCTGGATGCCCAGCTCTTTCGGATCATAGGTAAACCATGATTTCGGGTAGAGGGCTGCATATTCTCCCGCTCCAGCCGGATAGGACCAGTTCCAGGAGGAAAGCTCTCCGTGAAGCGGCTTCCCGGTAGAGAGGACGATGGCTTTTCCCGTCTCGCCTTCTGGTTGGACAAAGACAGCAAACTGGTCTGCCGGCACATTTTCGTATTTATGGACCCCGGCTTTCACGTGCCATCGCTCGAAGTTGCCGCGATAACTACGGGAAAAGGTCCCGGCACCAAAGCCGCCCACTGGGGCCCCCTGCCAGTAACCGTCGTCAATCAGTGTGGGCAATGAGGGCTTTCTTCCACCGGGATTGGGAGGCGGCACACCGATGCCAATTTTCCAAGCGGCCTTTGGGACATGATCGTCTGCCTGCAAAGACAAACAGGTGACCAGGGCAAAAAATATCGTCCAGATAAAACGTTTGACTGACATGGTTCTGCTGTTTCCGATGCCGCCATCTTACAGGTTGTTTCCATGCCGGAGCCAGCCTGTGCACGGGCGCATGTGGATTAGGTGTCTCATATCGGGGCCGCAGCACGCAAGCTAATGAGAGAATTGTTTACGAATGCTGTTCCGTTTTGTGACATTTGCAATCTGTTGCACATTCGTTGCCGGCTGCGGCTATCACACCCCGCAATCGGCCGCGCACCTCCCTTCCTCAGTCCATACTCTGGCTGTCCCCACGTTCGCCAATCATACGCAGTCCTTTCACACGGAAATTGCGTTTACGAACGCAGTGGTTCGGGAATGGACCAGCCGCACCTCATACCGCGTGCTGGCCACGGACAAGCCAGACGCCGGGGATGCGATTCTGGAGGGCGCCATTAACGATTTTCAGGTTGTTCCCCTCACTTATAATATTCAGACGGGCCAGTCATCCAGCTACCTGATTACCATCCGCGCCAGCGTAAAGCTCCTGGACCGCAACAAGCGCGTCCTCTATCAAAACAACCATTACACCTTTCGCCAGCAGTACCAGACCACGCAGGACCTGGTCAGTTTTATCCAGGAAGACCCCGCCGCCATCCAGCGTCTTGCGCGGGACTTTGCGCAGTCTCTGGTCTCGGATATTCTGGAGTCCTTCTGACATGGGTGCAGGCTTCGCTTCCACGGACCGCTTTCTCGCCGAAGTACGGAGCAACAAACTCCGCGCTGGATATGTGCTGATTGGCGATGAAATCTTCCTTTATGAGCGCTGTCGCCGCGCCGTGCTGAAGGCCTTTGTTCCGCCAGAGTTACGCGATTTCTGCCTCTCAGAGATAGACCTCGGCGAGACGACGGTCTTTGCTGCTCTTGACCGCGCACAGACCCCCTCACTGATGGCCCCCTTTCAGGTGCTTTTTGTCCGTAACCTGAAGCAGCTCTACACGAGGGGGGCAAAAAAAGAGGAGTTTGCCGCGTTGGACGCCTATTTTCGCTCCCCCAATCCTCAGGCGGTACTCCTTTTTGTGGCCGACCACATCCGCATCCCCTCGGACCCGCGCCGCATGGACATGGAAGACAAAAATCGATACGAGCGTATTCGAGAAACGCTGGGAGAGCATTGCGGCATGGTCGAATTGGCGCGGGTGGATGAGGCCGATGCCCTGCGCTGGCTCTTGTCAGAAGCCGCAAGCCAGCAGATCCATCTGGAACAGGACGCGGCCCGCGAACTGGTAGACGCGCTTGGTGCGGACATGATGCTGATTGCCAATGAGTTTGAGAAGCTCGCGTTATATGTAGGTCTGAAAAAGCAGATCACGCTGGGTGACGTGGAGACCATGGTGCTTGCCGCCAAGCAGCGGTCCCTTTACGAGTTGACCGATGCTATTTCCGCCAAGGACAAAAACCGGGCGTTGGCGTTGCTTGAAGGGTTGCTGAATGCATCCGATGGAGGGGAAGAATCAGCGATTGGGCATCTTTATATGCTGGCGCGGACCTTCCGTCAGATGCTGGTCATTCTGGAAAAGAACGTCCGCGACCCGCGCGCCATCTGGCAGGCCCTGTGGCAGGGCTTCCGCATTCCGCCCTTTGCGGCGGAAGAACTTATCCGGCAGGCCCGCCGCTACAAATCCAAACGCGAACTGACTCGCGCCCTGCGCCTGATAGCCCGGGCGGATCTGGAGCTGCGCTCTCAGCCTCCAGACAAGAAGCTGGTGCTGGAAAGGCTGGTGATGGACCTGGCAAGTGCGTCGAAGGAGGCCTCTCCTGATGCGGCCTCCATCCAGTACGCCATGGACTTCTGAAGTGTTCAGTGTCCCATCGCCTCGCCTGGAGGCTTCCTCATCGCAGGTGGTTTGCGCATGATGAAGGGCAGCGGAACCAGACAGGCAATGATGATACTGAGTCCCCAGAAGGCATTCACGTAGCTGAGCATGGACGACTGCTGGACCAGCATCTGATAGGCGTGTCCCAAGGCAGCCTGTGTGGCCTGGTCGGAATTTTGCCCCAGTCGCATCAGGGACTGTTTTGTCGTTTCCAGGAAATCCAGATAGCGCGGGCTGCCCGCGACTACATTGGCCCCCAACGCCGACTGGTGCACCTGCTGCGTCCGCTGGAGAAATGTCGTCAGCAGCGCCGTGCCCACGCTTCCGCCCAGGTTCCTCGCGAAGTTGGAGAAGCTCGAAATCTGGTTGTTCTTATTGAACGGTACTCCAACATAGTTCAATGTGCTGATGGGAATGAACACAAAGGCAAGCCCGCTCACTTGAAACATACGCCACAAAATGATCGTGCCAAAGCTGGTTTCAAGGTCCAGTCGCGTAAGGTTGTAAAGCCCTAGGGCCGTAATGGCGTAACCGATGGAGACAAGCAGGCGGGCGTCCATTTTGCTGACCAGTCGTCCGGCAATCGGCATCATGACCATCATGACGAGCGCTGCCGGGGAGAGTGCCATCCCGGCCAGCTCGGCCGTATAGCCCATCAGCACCTGCAGAAACTGCGGAATCAGTACCGTAGTTCCAAAAAGCACCATTCCCAGGATGAACTGCAAAAAGATTGCGGTGCCGAAGTTACGGACCTTCAGCAGTTTCAGATCGACAACCGGGTCTTCATGGTTCCATTCCCAGACGGCAAACGTGATCAGCGCACAGAGAGCAATGATGAAGAAAACCGTGATTTTCGTATCGCCAAACCAGTCCTTTTCCTGGCCCTTGTCAAGAACGAACTCCAGGCAACCGACTCCCAGGCAGATGAGGCCGAGTCCGACCGAATCCACTTTTCTGATTTTCTTTTGTTCTTCCTTAAGATACGGCGGATCTTCCACCATGCGCTGGCTCAGAAAAAGGGAAAGGGCGCCGAAGGGGATATTG from Pseudacidobacterium ailaaui includes these protein-coding regions:
- the holA gene encoding DNA polymerase III subunit delta, translating into MGAGFASTDRFLAEVRSNKLRAGYVLIGDEIFLYERCRRAVLKAFVPPELRDFCLSEIDLGETTVFAALDRAQTPSLMAPFQVLFVRNLKQLYTRGAKKEEFAALDAYFRSPNPQAVLLFVADHIRIPSDPRRMDMEDKNRYERIRETLGEHCGMVELARVDEADALRWLLSEAASQQIHLEQDAARELVDALGADMMLIANEFEKLALYVGLKKQITLGDVETMVLAAKQRSLYELTDAISAKDKNRALALLEGLLNASDGGEESAIGHLYMLARTFRQMLVILEKNVRDPRAIWQALWQGFRIPPFAAEELIRQARRYKSKRELTRALRLIARADLELRSQPPDKKLVLERLVMDLASASKEASPDAASIQYAMDF
- a CDS encoding co-chaperone GroES; this translates as MATATASVATTFTPLHDRILVRRVEESETVRGGIIIPDTAKEKPQEGEVIAVGKGKQNEEGKLFPLDVKPGDRVLFGKYSGTEIKIDGEEFLIMREDEVLGILKK
- a CDS encoding GH116 family glycosyl hydrolase; this translates as MSVKRFIWTIFFALVTCLSLQADDHVPKAAWKIGIGVPPPNPGGRKPSLPTLIDDGYWQGAPVGGFGAGTFSRSYRGNFERWHVKAGVHKYENVPADQFAVFVQPEGETGKAIVLSTGKPLHGELSSWNWSYPAGAGEYAALYPKSWFTYDPKELGIQLTVEQFSPLLPNNYKESSYPVALYNWYAENPSEKPVTVSLLFSWTNMVGWFRDVSGGFSGALSNQDKNRYVSEDVSGGSVEGIVFDRIRSGAVRDEWDGQFAIAAKTTPDMEVTYLTTFYPQSPGAEVWRPFSEDGRLPNAAPDVASSGEEIAGAIAVRFTLAPGEKKIVPMAVAWDLPLVQFGGGRKWVRHYTKFFGAEGTHAWQIAKTALAEDENWSRAIDAWQKPYVEDESTPLWYRGELFNEMYILADGGTVWAHELDGIGNPAHTATKDEDTFSFLECFDYVFYGTLDVRFYGSFPLILFWPEIEKQVMREYTDTIAESNPQKYLWAWKAQHEHKFVTMERKTAGAAPHDLGAPQEDPFVNVNQYNYQDVSNWRDLNSKYVLLLWRDYVLTGSKDLALLQYAWSSIQQAMEHLQQYDKDGDGLIENGGFPDQTYDDWIANGESAYSGGLYLAALRATAEIAQRVGDPGSAAQYNAMFKKAQTAYIKKLWNGTYFNYDTNSEYHTDIMAEQLAGQWYANLTGLGDLVPKKMRLSALRRVYNYNVMLFGNGQMGAVNGIGANGEMLKSNPQVSEVWTGTTFGLASHMITEGMRDEAFKTAQGVYDVVWRDRGYFFRTPEAYDEDGMYRASMYMRPGAIWAMEYALNLQKKPRQK
- the groL gene encoding chaperonin GroEL (60 kDa chaperone family; promotes refolding of misfolded polypeptides especially under stressful conditions; forms two stacked rings of heptamers to form a barrel-shaped 14mer; ends can be capped by GroES; misfolded proteins enter the barrel where they are refolded when GroES binds); translated protein: MAKQILHGEDSRQAILRGVNTLADAVKVTLGPKGRNVVIEKKFGSPTITKDGVTVAKEIELKDPLENMGAQMVREVASKTSDVAGDGTTTATVLAQAIYREGVKTVAAGANPMALKRGIDKAVEAIVGKRDENGNVTGGALSKLSKPVSGDMIAQVGTISANSDATIGTIIAEAMKKVGKDGVITVEESKTMETQLEVVEGMQFDRGYLSPYFVTDPDRMEAVLEDPYILIYEKKISSMKDLLPLLEQVARNGKPLVIIAEDVEGEALATLVVNKLRGTLNVAAVKAPGFGDRRKAMLGDIAILTGGKAITEDLGIKLENIKIEDLGRAKRVTIDKDNTTIVEGRGDSKAIEGRVKEIRSQIEKTTSDYDREKLQERLAKLVGGVAVIKVGAATETEMKEKKARVEDAMHATRAAVEEGIVPGGGVALVRCAKDVDELIAKLEGDEKIGAQIVRRAIEEPLRQIVGNAGEEGAVVVGKISENKDPNFGYNAGTGVYEDLVKAGVIDPTKVTRTALQNAASIAGLMLTTEAMVSEIPEPKTPAPAGHGGGMGDMY
- the lptE gene encoding LPS assembly lipoprotein LptE is translated as MLFRFVTFAICCTFVAGCGYHTPQSAAHLPSSVHTLAVPTFANHTQSFHTEIAFTNAVVREWTSRTSYRVLATDKPDAGDAILEGAINDFQVVPLTYNIQTGQSSSYLITIRASVKLLDRNKRVLYQNNHYTFRQQYQTTQDLVSFIQEDPAAIQRLARDFAQSLVSDILESF
- a CDS encoding DHA2 family efflux MFS transporter permease subunit, which encodes MSDHQIDYHNWKPKHNPWLVALTVTIATFMEVLDTSIANVALPHMAGSLGASQEEATWVLTSYLVSSAVVLPISGWLATRFGRKRFYMACVLLFTICSFLCGIAQSLPMLILARVLQGAGGGGLAPSEQAILADTFPVSKRGQAFAVYGMAVVVAPAIGPTLGGWITDNFNWHWIFFINIPFGALSLFLSQRMVEDPPYLKEEQKKIRKVDSVGLGLICLGVGCLEFVLDKGQEKDWFGDTKITVFFIIALCALITFAVWEWNHEDPVVDLKLLKVRNFGTAIFLQFILGMVLFGTTVLIPQFLQVLMGYTAELAGMALSPAALVMMVMMPIAGRLVSKMDARLLVSIGYAITALGLYNLTRLDLETSFGTIILWRMFQVSGLAFVFIPISTLNYVGVPFNKNNQISSFSNFARNLGGSVGTALLTTFLQRTQQVHQSALGANVVAGSPRYLDFLETTKQSLMRLGQNSDQATQAALGHAYQMLVQQSSMLSYVNAFWGLSIIIACLVPLPFIMRKPPAMRKPPGEAMGH